From Corvus hawaiiensis isolate bCorHaw1 chromosome 35, bCorHaw1.pri.cur, whole genome shotgun sequence:
CctttggggagagctgggggtgtcctTTGTCCTCCACCCGTATGTGAGGGGGCGTGGGGCTCTCCGTGTCTGCACCCTCGGGGAGGGAGCTCTCCGTCCCTCTCGCTCTGCTTGCTGCGGCCGCTGGTGTCCGGCCCACGCACCCGTTACCGGTGACGGCGACACGGGGCGCAGCGGCGGCTTGGGGCACgagggagccgggctggggctcCCTCTCCACATTGTGCTGCGATCAGGCCCACGGGGGCGGGCGCCGCTCCCACCTCCCCCCAACCACCCACACACCCTCCAGCCTGAGCTGGTCGCGGGGTTCACACGTttcggggccaagggcgcggagCTCCAGTCGGCTCTGTCTTCTCCACTCGGCTCTCACCCCTGCACTCTGCCCACTCCACTCCGCTCACCCCGCTCCTCTCCCACTGCTCGActcctctctccccactccTCTGCGCCGCAGCAGCACCGGATTCCGCACTAAACAACGGCCCCCGATCGCCCCTTTATATGGGCATGGGAGCCCCACCCCCCCGTGGCAGCAGCCAATGGATGCCGAGGAACAAATAATGAGGGGCGGAGCAaagaagatgagaaagaaaCGTGGTTGGCCGCGAGGGCGCAGATTCTGAGAGGGATGGGGTGGGCGTGGCTTCAGGTAGGGGCGGGGCCAGgaatggggtgggggaggggttgCACTGAAACCAGAATTTGGGCTGGATTAGGCTgagagggggctgggggcagggctgagggtgGGCTTAGAGCTGGGACTGGGGTCAGGGCTAAAggtgtgtagtggtttggtccaaaatactcattactgtttaccttctgtgagataagaattaggagaaatgcaaagcaggcaccaaacttgaaagaatataaacaagtttatgaacagacctaaaagaagaaaaaagtcataccacaccttcagaatacttctcctccccccccacccccaccttcctcccttctcccactgacaatgtaaaaagacaacccttgagatgttcagtctgtttaccacttccataataaccttgttcagtccatttaggaagtggagtctctcttgcccatgctatgaaaacattatcacaacgagacagccgcccgggttggttctctgctcgcatcatTGAGAGTCCCCTCCCACgacctgcagcttttcccacaactgcttttgagggtccaatcttgagctactggggtgcaattttaaggttgagccatccagaaataaaagttctcttcacccatctctgggagcattccATCTCTAAGAACacaggcccttctccttccctgggagcaaagggtcttcctcatcttcatctctaggactatctctgggagcatctccagaaactgaggtcttctccttttccatttggagcaaaagtcctcatcgcttccatctctccctattcaaacttctcatgaaattacagctgcttcagcatctgcctatctcagcgcaggtgcttttgctctcaagcacaagttgaacgctccaccccccatgccttcatgaaattacaacgggtactctgatacatcatagctttccaacagaatttcagctttaagcctctcctctttctcttccctcaggttttcagctcttcacagcactaaaagggttaatgtCACCCAggcggccttgcagctggaatgtcgcttatcgctgttgctcacatgatcttttgccagacagcagggcagcttcagctgaatcttggccacactggagagggggagcatgtctgcacatagcagggctgtgtgtgtgtttgtgggggGGGAGttccgcaggtggaacagggcccatcggctccaggatggccgtggcccagcctggcctgccGGGCCCTGCatggggcctgcagccacctgtcccagtgccagaaacaagagagagctctgcccggGCTTTGTCTATTCTTatgtgtggatcacagaggcggtcacaattttaagtggtttaaagaattgtccatactcaaactggccagctgataggttctgtcaggtcacagaggagctgtaagcacccctttgcaagaacatcacttccgagactatgctttgctaacccacGACAGGTGGGATTGGTgtgtgggctggggctgggattggggctggaactgggactgggattgggattagCTCTAATAATGGTATGGGATGTGGGCTGccgctggggctgggtttggatttAGAGCTAAATGTGGGACTGGAGTGTGGTCCGGGGCTGGTGTTGAGGCTGGAGTTAGGGCTAAATTTGGCACTGGGGTTGGGGGTAGAGTTGGAACTGAGGCTGGGTTTGGAATTAGAGCTGAACGTGGGACTTGGGATAAGgctggaggctggggcaggggctggaattgcAGCTGGGATTGCAGCTCGGGCTAAACGTGGGATTTGGTTTGGGGCTGAGGGtttaggaaggggctgggattggggctggggttggagtTAGGGCTGAGATTTGGATTACAGCTGGGATTGGGGTTAAGGCTAAATGTAGGATTGGCTTTAGGGCTGGGGTTGGGATTGAGTCTGGGACTAGATgattctgggaatgggatgagattAAACACGGGACGGTGAGTTTGTCTAAACGTGGAGTGAGATTGAGATCAGGATCAGGGTGAGGTTTGGGACTGAGCACACgcagagcaggacagctgaGGTGTCACTGCAGGATGTCCCTGGCACCGTCCCAGCCCTCCTCAGGCACCTCCAAACATGGGGGGCAGCTGGGTGGTCCAAGATCCAGGTGCTGCCACGCTGCCCCTCCATTCCACGCGAGCATTGCGGGAAGGCAGCCCTGAATGTGACCCTTGGGGGTCTGGGATCAGCCTTCacatccctgtgggagcagcgACAGAGAGGACGAGAGACTTTCCCCCTCTTATTCCTGTGGAAGGGTGAACCCCAGCTGCCCTTTTCTTCTGGCgcctcctcatctcctcaggTGAGGATGTCAaactccccaggagcaggaagaagcccATTCCGGGTTTCCTTGTGTCTGCAGCCTGGAACATccactcagagcagagcactttgtgaaagccctgcagaatgacagcaggaggaggtttgtgagaaaggcaggaaatggtattttgataggaaatcaaaattccaaattatttctttctgtcacgtttattttcagtcagttctGGTCTGGTTTCCAGAGTGACACCTTCTCAGCTGACTGTATTtgtgtcctccttcctcttctgcctttcatTGCCTGCTCTTTGTCTCTCAGTGTCTCTCTggacccagggcagctcccaccaaaggccctcctctgattttgttcccAATCCACCAGCTAAAACAACCATGGGTGAGGTGATgaaggctggcagtgaaatgtcactgtaagatCTTGCTGCACTTGGCTTCTGGCtccttcctgagagctttgcctTCAAGGGCTGGAACATCTTCTCCTTGCTGGGAACTGGAATTCCAGATCCCTGGAGGGTGTGCCGTGGATCCCAGAGGGGCATTCCCGAGGCTCGCAGGGTGCTGGTCCTGCCGTGCCTTCCacgggagctgtgcagggccaggggacaaggtccagcagctgggtgggctcccagagcagacagcaaaggctgctttgctggaCATTTCCtagcacattcccagctggaagcagagggaggaaggaaagggaagcgaGTCCCTGCCAGAAGCCCGGCAGgactggggtgggaagggaccctgcccGTGGGTTACTGGGCTGAAAGCCAAGTGGAGCAAGACCTTACAATGCcatctgcctgccagcctgtgctgctgacaggagcagGGGGCCACTTTAGCCCTCTGTGGGTGGGACCAAACTGTGCATTCCACTCCCCTTATCTCATGTCTGATGAGCTGTTCATGATGGGTcgtttgcaggagctgcccagtgcaCCCCTGACCCCTCAGGCTATGAGGAGCTGGGTGTTACATGAgataaggaaggagaggcaaaccctgggaggcagggcagtgtttctttttctgcacaccaatgactcagctgtgataactccctccggggtagcagcagcacagtcccacccagcctgagggcTCACCTCTGCTGATGGGCCATCATGGACTGAATGGCCCCAGCAcaatgggcagctgcaaggactgagaccatcaaggctcccaaaatatcccatgactcccaggatgacatcattccattgtgaaactgcctgccctgggggaggggctgagcactcccacctgaacctgagcatataaaaTCTGGGTTTGGGGCCTTCTGGCAACACTTAacagatccagggcaggagcaggactcCAACAGGACTGTGACCACTGCTGTTGACAAGACTGCTCCCATCACTTGGACAGGACTGTGTCCACCACTCTGaccaacaggttttgttttctttccttttgctttgcatgcagcGGGACCAggtggtgctcagcacaggaactaACCAGCACCGTTCTGCTCTTGTCCCAGGGTGCCTGGTTATACTCAGCCTTGGTGGGTTACAGCTGTATCATGGTATTTCTTGTTATCTCTTTGGTGAATTGTAACTCCCACCTTAATCTCTCTTGGGGCAGATCAGTGGGGTTCATTTCTCATGCCAGGTAAAACCAGCACGGTGTTTGAGAGGATTTTACAGTCATGATACGcccggtgacttctagagaaggacttgggcaggaggaaccccTAAGCCAACACACTcacaccttgtttttccctccaCACCAGGATTTCCCACTCCCAAACCTTGGCCAGATGGAGGAGGatgctgtgaggaagaggaagatgccccggaacacccaggcaggtgaggaggaagtcccTGCCcgtttccccctctctcctgctccatctcccagcccagcatcgccctcggctgcaggacaaccccacTGCCGATGCCGTCCTGCCGGGCAaggactggggggatctcctaCCCCTTCTTTGTGGCACGCAGGCAAatgccatcctctccttgtccttcctcccccagacaaggagctgaggacagagcccagggaggacaaatccccgcggcagaacctggtggaagaggccgTTTTGAGTAGCTCCATGGTGCAGGAatccagctgggaggaaaacCACCGGAGATcccacaggaggaggggctgcaaacgcaacccaggcagctgtgaggaggaaagacccaccctgtgccgggatggcggccggagatccagccagagctcaaaCCTGGTGGTCCACGAGCAGTGTCATGCTAGGGAGAAACGcttcaagtgcttggaatgtgggaagagcttcagccagagcaccAACCTGATCTACCACCGGAtgatccacaccggggaacggccctatgtgtgtggggaatgtgggaagagcttcagcacaAGCTCCAACCTGATCCGCCACCACCAGGtccacacaggggagaggctctatgtgtgtggggaatgtgggaagagcttcagcacaAGCTCCAACCTGATCCGCCACCGCCAGGTCCACacaggggaacggccctatgtgtgtggggaatgtgggaagagcttcagtaCGAGCGCCTACCTGATTCGCCACCACATGATCCACacaggggaacggccctacgagtgtggggagtgtgggaagaggtttcagaccagctccAGTCTCCTCCAGCACCAGAAGATTCACAcagatgagaggcccttccgctgccccgactgcgggaaATGCTTCAGGTACAACTCCGACCTCACCAGGCACAAacgcatccacactggggagaggccctgcgagtgccctgagtgcaggaagagctccaACTTCATCTCGCAGCAGAGGATCCATGTGGGGTGATGcacagtgacccccgttgggcagagacCTGGTGACCCCTGTTCCAGATGATCCCCATGGTTGCGGGGAATGTTtgagagatttatttcacttctcattctCGTGCTCTGATTTCATTGCTAATAAATgcaatccctgtccccagactgGGTCTGTTTTTCCATGCTGGTGATCggggcaggagctctcctggtccttatctcagctcctgggcctttcctcAGCCAATCAAAGAAGTCACTAAACAATTTTTAGCCACTCTGAGCTTTTCTCGCTGATGACTGCCCAGGTGCCAGGTGGATCTGCcgcacccagagctccccatCTGGGCCCCCctcacccccagtgccccccgggAGCAGAAttaagggagaggggaggtttcAGCACGtgcccagagctggggatggggcagctggggccatactggtggcactggtggtgctgggagcccccctgGCCACAGGCATGGAGCTCTCAGGTGAGCCGAGGGGGTGGAAGAGGACGCGGGTATGGTGGGAACgttggggagaggagggaaaatgggtGTGTGGGACCCATAAAATGAGTTGGAGGGGGAGTGGGACCCCCTAAAGCAAAaatgggaaaggggctgaggaCTGGGGGATGATGGGAGAGGAATGGGAAGGGTGGGATCCCAAAACTGAGCGGGGGGGGCTGGGGATTGGGAGGATTGTGTGAAAAGGTTTGGGAAAGGGTCAAAAGTGGGGACTGGGACCCCTAAACTGATGGGGGCAGGGTCTGGCAAATGGGGATtgatgggaaaggaagggggaaaatggaaaaagggtGGAAATGAGGGTGGGACTGTGGGAAGGAAGGTCCCATGGCGGCCGTGGAGCAAGGGCTTATGGAGTGGGGATCCAGGGTGGCCCCCTGAGCTCTTGGCTTGCtatggggtgctgggggctgctgggggagcaccCCCTGACCTGTGTCCTGCTTACACAGGGCTCTTCCAGCACATGGTAAAGTCCGAGTGTCGCTTCATTAATGGTACCAAACAGGCAAGGTTGGTGGTGAGGTTCAGctacagcctggagcagctcctgcacttggaCAGCAAGATGGGGCACTGCGTGGGGGACACACTGTATGGGGAGAAACAGGCCTGCTACTGGAacactgtcctggggtgatgttatgaggctgctttattccttaaccctccgctcaatgcccaaggacgctgtgtcTTTAGGATGGACCCAGGGGTGGGGCCGGATCCACGGGGCCCGGGTGCGGGTCGGTTCAACAGCTAGAGCCCAACGGCTCGGGGGCTCCGGGGTCTCGGCAGGGCCTGGGAGGGAGtgcgccgggagcgctgtgTGGCTCCTTGGGTTTTTGGTGTTCTGGCTAGCTGGAAAatggttctgttggtttttcttgttctttttctcttccctccccttgcctcactgcctcccttccctacGATCCAGGGAGCCTGTGAGTTGGCCCTGGTGGGCCCGcagggtggccctggctggtctGAGCCcatgtgtctgttccctctctgggaatttgttgtatttcggggttttttttcccctgttctaccctgctttgtttttttctaataaacagTTTGAGGTTTATTTCCCACTTCCAGTTcttgtgacccacttgtcttactggtggaggaaaggggaggcccttttccctttggaggagacactcattccagagtgtttcctgCTGAAGTCTCgtctccaaaaccaagacataAATTTGGCGCCCAACTTAAGGGGCACgtggaagtggaaaaaataatcaaaaccattttggtttgaatcacTTTTGTATTGAGGTACAGCAGTAAGACCATGCTGcttgatttaataatttttctgtggaagctAGCCATAAGTACACGTCCACAGCTATGGGCAGTCGGGTCCCTGACTTACACTTTTATAAGTCAGGATGAAGAATCAGCACTGCCATTTTAATATGCCTGGTGGTAGTGATTCATCGAAGTTTGGCTGAAGTAATGGAAGCCATGGAGAAGGTGTATGTCATGTTGTTTTCCCATTCTGGCCTTGGTAGTTTCCTTTTGGAATGTATTAGCAATTACACACCCAGTTTGTTAGGGGAAAAGCAGGGGATGATAACTCCCAGcccttcatctccttcttccccttcagatCTGGCACGTCACCTTTTGAAAGTGTCCAGTTTCCCCTGGACATCAAAGATGCCACCTCCTTGTTATGTTATCTAGCAGGGTTTCTCTATGTGGTCTCCAGCTTGTCTAAAAAAAGGGCTGAGATCTCCAGAGGAGTTGCCCAGACACCTGCCCCAGTTGCAGAAAATCCAAAGTGCTGTGGGGTATGGGAGGACATAGGCCTGACCCTGAAGCACTTTTCTGACCCAGTAGCCTGGAACTTCCCTCCTGAACGAATTCAGaatccagctgaggtggggaagtagctgaaggaaaactgcaataacaacactgatgaaaaggaaaagctcattGTCATGTGCTGGGTCCTGGCTAACGCTTACCGCACACTGCTGGATTCTGTAGGGCAGAAGATAcagccagaggggcaggagaataAGCCAGCAGACGctcactccagctgcagctaaagCAGATGGGGAGCCTAAACCAACAATTGCCCCtgtccagagaaagaaacacaaagccaaatCCATTTGCCCGGTGGATGATGATGAGCAGCcaggaccttcacagccagcagaggaagTGGAACCTGAAATCATTACCGAGTCCTGTCCATAGAGGGCCCTCGTACCCTGAGGAAGGATTACACCCAGCGGCCTGATGAAACTATATGAAGTTGGATGGTCCGAATCTGGAACGCTGAAGGCGATGGTACAATTCTGGATGGCActgaagcgaggcatttgggGTCCCTGTCATGTGATCTAAGTATCGACCAAGGGATGACAAGGGGCCCTGAAGCTCTCAGTCTCTGGATAGTCTTACTGCTGTACCTCAATACAAAAgtgattcaaaccaaaatgattttaattttttttccgcTTCCATGTGCCCCTTAAGTTGGGCGCCAAATTtatgtcttggttttggagacaagacctcaggaggaaacactctggaatgagtgtctcctccaaagggaaaagggcctccccttttcctccaccagtaagacaagtgggtcacaagaactggaagtgggaaataaacccctaactgtttattaacaccaaacaaagcagggtagaacagggggaaaaaaaaacccccgaaGTACAACAAATTCCTGGAGAAGCAAAAGACACATGGGCTCagaccagccagggccaccccggTGGCCCACCAGTGCCAACTCACAGGCTCCCTGGATcgtagggaagggaagggaggcagtgaggcaaggggagggaagagaaaaagaacaagaaaaaccaacagaaccatTTTCCAGCTAGCCAGAACACCAAAAACCCAAGGAGCCACACAACGCTCCCGGCGCACTCCCTCCCAGGCCCTGCCGAGACCCCGGAGCCCCCGAGCCGTTGGGCTCTAGCTGTTGAACCGACCCGCACCCGGGCCCCGTGGATCCGCCCCCACCCCTGGGTCCATCCTAAAgacacagcgtccttgggcattgagcggagggttaaggaataaagcagcctcataacatcaccccaggacagtgtTCCAGTAGCGGGCCTGTTTCTCCCCATACCGTGTGTCCCCCACGCAGTGCCCCACCTTGCTGtccaagtgcaggagctgctccaggctgtagCTGAACCTCACCACCAACCTTGCCTGTTTGGTACCATTAATGAAGCGACACTCGGACTTTACCGTGTGCTGGAAGAGCCCTGTGTAAGCAGGACACAGGTCAGGGggtgctcccccagcagcccccagcacgctACAGCAAGCCAAGAGCTCAGGGAGCCACCCTGGATCCCCACTCCATAAGCCCTTGCTCCACGGCCGCCATGGGACCTTCCTTCCCACAGTCCCACCCTCATTTCCACCCTTTTTCCATTTACTCCCCTTCTTTCCCATCaatccccagctgccagccccttcccccaTCAGTTTGGGGGTCCCAGTCCCCACTTTTGACCCTTTCCCAAACCTTTTCACACAATCCTCCCaatccccagccccctcctgctcaGTTTTCAGATCCCACCCTTCCCATTCCCTAATTTCTAAGCtttcccacacctctcccaTCATCCCCCAGTCCTCAGCCCCCTTCCCATTCTTGCTTTAGGGGGTCCCACTCCCCCTCCAACTCATTTTATGGGTCCCACACacccattttccctcctctccccacctttcccACCATACCCGCGTCCTCTTCCACCCCCTCGGCTCACCTGAGAGCTCCATGCCTGTGGCcaggggggctcccagcaccaccagtgccaccagtatggccccagctgccccatccccagcacttGGCAGGTGCTgaaacctcccctctcccttaaTTCTGCTcccggggggcactgggggtgagGGGCCCCAGGTAGGGAGCTCTGGGTGCAGCAGATCCACCTGGCACCTGGGCAGTCATCAGCGAGAAAAGCTCAGAGTGGCTAAAAATTGTTTAGTGACTTCTTTGATTGGCTgaggaaaggcccaggagctgagataaggaccaggagagctcctgccccgatcaccagcacagaaacacagacccagtctggggacagggattgcATTTATTAGCAATGAAATCAGAGCACGagaatgagaagtgaaataaatctctcaAACATCCCCCGCAACCATGGGGATCATCTGGAACAGGGGTCACCAGgtctctgcccaacgggggtcactgtgCATCACCCCACATGGATCCTCTGCTGCGAGATGAAGTtggagctcttcctgcactcagggcactcgcagggcttcccttactGGTGGCACTGTTGGTGTGTGGTCAAgtgagagctcctggagaagctcttcccgcactcgggacactcgtagggcctctccccggtgtggatgcgttTGTGCCTGGTGAGGTCAAAGTTGTACCTGAAGCCCTccccgcagtcggggcagcagaagggcctctcatctgtgtgaatccgctggtgctggaggagactggagctggtctgaaacctcttcccacactccccacactcgtagggccgtTCCTCtgtgtggatcatctggtggcgAATCAGGTGGAAGCggtggctgaagctcttcccacactccccacacacATGGGCCGTTCCCCTGTGTGTGGACCTGGCGGTGGCGGATCAGGTTGGAGCTtgtgctgaagctcttcccacattccccacacacatagggccgttccccggtgtggatcaTCCGGTGGTAGATCAGGTTggtgctctggctgaagctcttcccacattccaagcacttgaagCGTTTCTCCCTAGCATGACACTGCTCATGGACCACCAGGtttgagctctggctggatctccggccgccatcccggcacagggtgggtctttcctcctcacagctccctgggctgcgtttgcagcccctcctcctgtgggATCTCCGGTGgttttcctcccagctggatTCCTGTGATGTGGAGCTACTGAAAAcggcctcttccaccaggttctgccgcggggatttgtcctccctgggctctgtcctcagctccttgtctgggggaggaaggacaaggagaggatggcatttgcctccgtgccacagggaaggggaaggagatacccccagtccgtccccggcaggacggcgtcggcagcggggttgtcctgcagccgggggcgatgctgggctgggagatggagcaggagagagggggaaacgGGCAgggacttcctcctcacctgcctgggtgttccggggcatcttcctcttcctcacagcgtCCTCCTCCATCTGGCCAAGGTTTGGGAGTGGGAAATCCTGGtttggagggaaaaacaaggtgtgAGTGTGTTGGCTTAggggttcctcctgcccaagtccttctctagaagtcaccgggCGTATCATGACTGTAAAATCCTCTCAAACACCGTGCTGGTTCTACCTGGCATGAGAAATGAACCCCACTGATCTGCCCCAAGAGAGATTAAGGTGGGAGTTACAATTCACCAAAGAGATGACAAGAAATACCATGATACAGCTGTAACCCACAAAGGCTGAGTATAACCAGGCACCCTGGGACAAGAGCAGAACGGTGCTGGTtagttcctgtgctgagcaccaccTGGTCCCActgcatgcaaagcaaaaggaaagaaaacaaaacctgttggtCGGAGTGGTGGACACAGTCCTGTCCAAGTGATGGGAGCAGTCTTGTCAACAGCAGTGGTCACAGTCCTCTTGgagtcctgctcctgccctggatctgtTAAGTGTTGCCAGAAGGCCCCAAACCCAGAttttatatgctcaggttcaggtgggaatgctcagcccctcccccagggcgggcagtttcacaatggaatgatgtcatcctgggagtcatgggatattttgggagccttgatggtctcagtccttgcagctgcccattgTGCTGGGGCCATTCAGTCCATGATGGCCCATCAGCAGAGGTGAgccctcaggctgggtgggactgtgctgctgctaccccggagggagttatcacagctgagtcattggtgtgcagaaaaagaaacactgccctgcctcccagggtttgcctctccttccttatcTCATTTAACAGCCAGCTCCTCATAGCCTGAGGGGTCGGGGGtgcactgggcagctcctgcaaacgACCCATCATGAACAGCTCATCAGACATGAGATAAGGGGAGTGGAATGCACAGTTTGGTCCCACCCACAGAGGGCTAAAGTGGCACCctgctcctgtcagcagcacaggctggcaggcagatgGCATTGTAAGGTCTTGCTCCACTTGGCTTTCAGCCCAGTAACCCACgggcagggtcccttcccaccccagtcCTGCCGGGCTTCTGGCAGGGACttgcttccctttccttcctccctctgcttccagctgggaatgtgctgggaaatgtccagcaaagcagcctttgctgtctgctctgggagcccacccagctgctggaccttgtcccctggccctgcacagctcccgtGGAAGGCACGGCAGGACCAGCACCCTGCGAGCCTCGGGAATGCCCCTCTGGGATCCACGGCACACCCTCCAGGGATCTGGAATTCCAGTTCCCAGCAAGgggaagatgttcctgcccttgaaggcaaagctctcaggaaggaGCCAGAAGCCAAGTGCTGCAAGatcttacagtgacatttcactgccagccttcATCACCTCACCCATGGTTGTTTTAGCTGGTGGATTgggaacaaaatcagaggagggcctttggtgggagctgccctgggtccAGAgatgtggaaggtatcttttcagcttttataccggctagcgcttgtatttcaatgccttagaaagcctcgagcagccttgagaggtagcaagggcgatctagcactttagtagctctagaatcggtacctgaatcagctgcagagcaaataccatcagcagaagcaaagagggagaaatatagctccctgctcgctcaattccctgcagttagaagctttcaaatgagacagacaaccagagatgtttacaggaaagtagctgagctgagagagagcgtttgcctcccctcgaccatcttttattcggagaaggggaaagggggaggactgggggcggacccggggcgagcggccaatcagacactgctgaagagtctgagttacatttggctttgcccgcgcttggaacaaaggagctcagagcacatgtctttg
This genomic window contains:
- the LOC125319023 gene encoding zinc finger protein 154-like, with amino-acid sequence MIHTGERPYVCGECGKSFSTSSNLIRHHQVHTGERLYVCGECGKSFSTSSNLIRHRQVHTGERPYVCGECGKSFSTSAYLIRHHMIHTGERPYECGECGKRFQTSSSLLQHQKIHTDERPFRCPDCGKCFRYNSDLTRHKRIHTGERPCECPECRKSSNFISQQRIHVG